CTGAGACTGAAGTTCAGCATGTCACTCTGTTTGAGTAGGCTACAGCGTTTTGTATGGCACTAAAGACTAAAGAGATTAAATGACACGGGCGGGACTATACAGGCTAACCTCGACAAAAAATTCTATCCACTCCGTctccgaattaactgacggcACGGGACTATATAGGCTAACAATCtcaacaaaaaattatattccctccgtccccgAATTacgggacggagagagtagtatcTGGAATTCTTTTCAGTTGAAAAAGTCATTGAATGTAATTCTTGTAATAGCCAATgagttttttgtttgtttttcccCACATATATTACAGCCAACGAAGTTCATTTGTACGTTAGCcaatttaattttgtttcgAAACTAGAATTGCACGGGAATAACTTTATATGGACCTCACGTTACTTGTAGTCATCATCCGGGATGTGTCAATTTCCCCTGACTTCGGCCCCCATCTTGCCGTTAGAAGGCGGGTGGAACATCTAGTCTTCCTAGACACATCAAGAACTCTTTTAGTGATAAAAAATGTGTGCTCCTCGTCTATGGTGGAGGATGAGGCGTCGTCGAGAATAGACATACTTACCATCCGTCTCACGTTAATTGTGCCCAATGTTGCGAGTTTTTGGTGTCCTGGTACAACTGTGCTATAGTGTTTTTACTCGTATGATATTTCATGGCTTTGGAGTCCTTTAGTTTATGACAAAAATAGTGGTTCAATGACCTGTACCTTTAGAGGGATCACCTCTGTCCGCGGTACATTCAATGCACATGGCTTTCCATCCTTGATGGGCGACTCAAAACATTTGTGAAACTTTCAAAGACAGTTAGgttcatatactccctccatccagcaaaggatgtctcaactttgactaaatttgaatgcatctatacactaaatcacatctagatacatccaaattttgacaaacttgagacatcttttgttgaacggagggagtagatgtttTCGCCATTTGTGCCGGTCGGGGAAAAATCACTGTTATAACCCATGTTTTTTCGGATTTATTTGTCCGGTCAAAAATAAATCAGCGTTGTGGTCATCATTTTCGTGGATTACAACCCACATTGTTTGAATATTCGGATACCGTGGCCTTGTTACGCGTTTTCAGACTGTTTTTTGTTGGTCAGGAACGATCACCGTTTTGACCGTTTTCGTGTGAATACTAGCCCACATTTTTGGGATTTTTGGCCATTTTCGGATATTTGACCCCGGTACATGTTTTCCGCCCTTTTCGTGGTCGAAAAAGAATCATCTCACCGTACTGGCAGTTGGGGTCTAACCATGTtttgtgtctttttttttgctgatttTTGGATATCACGATACCTGCACCGGCCCGTTTTCATGATCTATAACCcatattctttgttttttgGCCAATTTTCTTGATACATGTTGTCTATCCATATTTAATTggtcgaagaaaaaaaacactggtCCGACCatgttttatgttttttttggtGAGAAGTCATAACCCGTACATGTCTTCGAGACATTTTGGCCGGCCGAAAAAATAATCTAACAGTTTTCGGTTCCGATGGATGTCCTCGTAGTCATTTCTCTCCGAACCAACCGACGGACGTCTTGCGCTGAAAGTGAGAGTTTGTAATTtattatacaaatccaaatcaCTTGTTTTCGGAGCGGAAGAaatggacagaggaagtatatgTTTGGACGGGCACGCTGCGGTGCAACGGTGACAGTGAAACAAGAAACTGAACCAAGCGTCACTGAGAACGGCCGTGGCGTTGAGCCCCACAGTGACAGACAGACAGGCAGTCCGGTCCAGTCCAGCAGAGGCGCCCTGCTCCTCCCTGCCACTGCCACAGTCCTCCCCCATGGAGCGACGAGCTACTGACGCCTAGCAGCTACAGTACTAGCTTCACGTGAGCGCTCAAAGAAAACCAGCCAATCTTCCCTCGCTTGCTGCTTGATAGTACTTCCTCCCCTGTAAATCTGAGCATTTAATGCCCACTCCCTCCTCTGGACTCTGGTCTCCCTCCCaaacccctcctcctccttccgtcCCCTCTCGCAGCCGCCGGCAGATCAAAAATCCGCGCACGCGCTGATCTTGGTTCCTGGAAGCACTGGTCTTtgtcctttcctttccttgcACTGATCGGCCGCGCCCTTTGATGCGAGCAGAAGGAGGAAAGCGGGTGTTCCGTTGATTTCTGTGTTTCTTTCCGCCGGCGCTGGCTGTCCGGGGCGACGGCGATGAGGCGGCATGGGTGGCAGCTCCCTTACCACCCACTCCAGGTTTGTCCCTGCCTGAAATCTCGTGCCTttcatcttctttctttctttcctatCGTGAAGGGTTGATGGATGAATGGAAATGGAATGGATGgatgcttgcttgcttgctgcagGTGGTCGCCGTGTCCGTGTTCTTGGCGCTGGCGTTCGCGTTCTACGTCTTCTTCGCTCCCTTCGTCGGGAGGAAGGTGTTCCAGGATGCAGCCGTTGGGCTCTACACTCCACTGGTAAGTTTCTTCTCTGCCCAACTCTCCTTGCTGTCATGGTGAACTGAGCGACCGAGCGAGCGAGTACCCTGTGATTCGGCACGTTTGGATCCCAATCTTGGTGCTGCATGATGGGCCCATCAGTGGTTGGTGGATGCAACTTGGGGAAGTGCCAAATTAAGTAGTAGGTCTCATCTTGAAATGGGCTATTAGCACTCTTGCTTATGTGGTGTGATTTCTGTgctttttgtttgttggttGGTTGGAGGGTGCTACAAGTAATTCTGTGGgtagtttgtttgttttgtttgtttgtttgaggGTCTCTGTAGTAGTCTGGCCGATCCTGGTTCTACCACGTGACACGCCTACCTCCTGCCTTCATGGTTGGTAGATTTTGCTTTGTTCACAAGGTTAAGAACAGGATAGATGATTGCTATTTTGTTTATGTGacgtaaaaaaaattcttgtcATTAAGGGCAAGCAAGAATTGTACATCCACTCTTTGTGCTTCTTCAGTCAATCCAGTTCAGTACTATTGCCTTCGCGGCAGTAAAGCAATTAAGCATTGTTTTGTTGGTACTAGGTTTTTGTAACTCTGTTTACTGGAGAGTGACATGGCATAAGCTGTAGTTGTTACACTAATATTGGTCATTTCTTACTGATCATATACTTCTGATACCGTGTTGCCGTTTTCGTGCTGTCCTGTTGTAATCATGCCAAGTGGGTTATCCCTGCATTATTCTCGTTTTCTTTGTAGCTGACAGAGTAACAGCAATATGATTGAGTTTTGGAAGCTTTCTTTACTTTTAAGATAATTGTTGCATTTATgctgcaatgcatatgtaatgTTCTTTGGGACGCCTTCTGGTTATCTGGAAGTTTTCTTTGCATTTTATACATGTATTACAGAGTGGCATGCACACTTTTCATTTCTTGATGATAACCAtgtctagttttttttccttgtgaaCAAATATAATCAGGGAATTATGGTTTGTTTACATTTCTGGATGCAATGTGATTCTCCGCAACATCACATGTTTGAGTTCACAAAACTGGAAATTTGTTTCCATGGTGAAAGGCACTACAGCATGAATTTAGCGCACTTAATCCTAAGTGTACCTTTGCCTTAATTTTTTTCCCAACAGCACATTTGccttcttatttttttttcaaccaCACATGTTTACTagaacaaaataaaaccaTGGTAGTTAATTTATTGTGAATAAATGGTGATCCTACTATTTTATCAAGCTACATCATTTAGTACAGAAAATGATGCCATGTAAAATAACAGTTATGCATTTTCTTAGTAGCTCTTTAACTTAACACATATATGACCAATGTGAGTAATCCGTCTTCTTAGGTTTTCTGTGTATTCTTCCTATACATCTGGTGTGCTGCAACGGATCCAGCAGACCCAGGGGTCTTGAAATCAAAGAAGTACCTAAGATTGTATGGAAGCTGCAAACATCGGCAAGGTGTTTCAGATGTTGGATTACAACTAGAGGGAActggagaaaagaaagaacatgaaGTTGCTGATGCTAGTGAAACATCAATGACTCaacacaaaagcaaaagcacaTCCTGCTGCAGTGCAGCTTCCTCTGCACTTCTCCTTATATTCTACCCTCTCTCTTTTGCTTTTTCCTGCTGCCAGTCACGTGATTGGTCATCTGAGCAGCAAGCCAGTGAGGAAGGGATGTTTTTCTGCAGTCTCTGTGAAGTTGAGGTATGTTTCTTGCATCTGTTAGTGCTGATGTATccttttttatgcaggtaAGCATTTAACCCCCTGCTACTCTTTCTGTAGGTGTTGAAGTACAGTAAGCATTGTAGAGTTTGTGACAAATGTGTTGACGGCTTTGATCATCATTGCAGGGTAACATACTCCTGAATATTCTTCTTATTTCCTGTCAGCGAGTATATAATGACTCACTTGATTTGCTCGATCTCAACAGTGGCTCAACAACTGTATTGGGAAAAGAAACTATAGGAGGTTTTTTCTTCTAATGACAACTGCTCTTTTCTTGGTAAGCTCATGTTCTTCCATGATGCTCTGGTAGATAATATCGATATGAAAGGTGCATATTACTCCGATTTTAATGCCATTATTTGAAGCATATTCCCAGCATGCCCCATGCATTTGAATTTGGTCGCCACAGTTGCAGAGAGCATTTTATTCCTGGTCCTTTTCATCCTAGTTGATCATTGACAGGTCTGCATGATTTGTGCACTTTGGGCCagcttatcctgcaatcagcAACTGGAGTATTGGTGCTAGTGCTCTGCTTTGTTGAGCGAAAGGAATTCAATACACAAATTGTGTCAAAGCTAGGAAGCAGCTTCTCTATAGCGCCTTTCATCATTGTGGTGGTATGTTTGATCATCCTACTTCTTTCTAATAGTGATTACTTCACACCTCGCTGAATGTGGCTGATGTTTTAATTGATCTTTTTGAATAGTACTAAGAACGTCAACCTTTCTTCACACAGGGATCCTGTACTATCCTAGCTATGGTTGCCTTACTGCCAATTGCCCAGCTTCTCTTTTTCCACATTCTTCTCATCAAGAAGGCAAGTCCTGATAGATTTCAGTTTTATGTAACAATTGTTATACCAGCAGTTTCATTACTATCCCTGTGCTATTGGGGAGTAGCTTGTACCTCAAATTCTCAGACTGCCCCATTGAAATATTTCATGAAAAATGTAAACTTGTGACATTTTGCCCAACATGCACTATGATTATTGATGGTATACATTTATAGCAAACAACTGTTATATGATCAGTCCATGTTTTCCTTATAACATCACTGTGAACCACAACAGGCACAGTGAAAAAGAGCGGGCTACTTAGTTTCCCACTGAATTAGTAAATATGTATAAATAGATACCATGGATAGTTTGTGAAGGTTGCATTGCTTCCTTTCAAGGTGCCAAATTGAAAAATCTAAGCACCTTCTTTCCAACCTCATGCAGGGAATCAGTACATACGACTACATTATTGCCCTGAGAGAGCAAGACCAAGAAGAGGTTAGTGGGCAGCAGAGTCCGCAGATGTCTCATGTAAGCTCCTATACTGGTGGGCTTAGTAGTACTAGTTCCTTTGGCGCATTGCGTCGTGGTTCATGGTGCACTCCTCCAAGACTGTTTCTTGAAGATCAGGTGAGAACCATGTATTGTCAAACTTCATGAATAGCAAGACAGATTAACATTAGAACTTGCACTGTTGCTTGCAAAGTGAAGGTGTTTGACAGCACATCATATGTTGGACTTCTAGTCTGAGTATGTGTAGTTAGACATGGGAGTTGAAGTAATCAAATTAAGATATCTAATGCTTATTTTTAAATAGCCATGGTGATCGTGGGTATGCCTTTGACCTCTTGAACTTTCTGAAACATTATAATTTTGTATTTCTGAATGACAATAAATGCGGCCTCATTGTTAGTTTGTAGACATGATTGTAAAAGAGTGACATATGACCTTTTCTGCATTCAGCATTTTTCAATCAGCTTACAAAATAATCTGAAACTACTCAAACTCCTTTGCAGTTTGATGTTATTCCATCAGAGGCTGGCTCTTCGCATAATTCTGTTACcaagagaaaagaagatgaagtaAGGAGGAAGAAAACCTCAGGCGCTGTGAAAATCAGTCCATGGGCACTGGCTCGTCTTAATGCAGAAGAAGTTTCTCGAGTTGCTGCGGAGGCACGGAAGAAGTCCAAAGTTTTAGTGCCGATCAGAAAGGATGAATATTCACTTGGTCATGAAACAGACAGTAGCTATGGAGGTATGAGTGGAAGGATTGATCTAGGACCTGATAACACGATGCAAACAGATAGGAGAGGAAGGCCCCATGGTGATCTCTCTCTTAAGCCTGTCGCAAAAATGTCTACAGATGCTATTGACAGCATTGGCACTGACATGGTCCCTGAAGCCTTATCCAATTTAGCACCGTTGCAACTTGAGGCACGGAGCGCTTTTCACCCAAGTAGAGCTGCATCTTCCGTTAACGTTGATGGGTCATCTCCAGATAGCAGTTTGGACTCGCCTGATCTCCACCTGTACCGATTCTCAGGTGTCTCCTCATCTGCAGCTGAAGACTTGCAGCTCACAACTCTCACTGCCCCAGGAAGCACTCAACAGAAAGGGCTTCAGCTGTCTAGATCAACCAGCGATGGTTATGAAGCATCAGGTGGTGAAGACAGTGACCGTATCCCGTCAAGGATAGTGCACCGCTCCTCAAACTGGGCAAGCATCATTCTCAGCACTGATCAGAGTGTGTCCTCATCTGGCATCCTTGTGCCAAAGAACAGATTGTCTTAAGACCAAATCCATGCAGTCATGCTCGGCTTCCTTCAGATGAATCAAGAATGTAAATGACCCACAGAGATTCTAGGCCCCTACAAAGTTCATCACCTTGTTGGCTTGTTCCATAGTCTCGCCATGCGTAAGCTGTTATTTTGGAAATTGGTAGGTAGAGAGGAGTGTTGTTTCATTTGCGAAGGGTTTAAGTGCTTCTAATTTTCTCTATTAGATGACAATGTACCATTTTACCAGATGGTAGTATCTTCAGTACCTTGTACTAACGCCTCAATTTCCTGGTTGCTAACTGTTCTTGAGGTTGACATGTTAGCTTCCGACCATGTGAAgtttgaagaaagaaataagTCCACTTTACCCACCCTTACCCCCTGAACTCTGAAACCGGGTATTTTACCCCCTTGAACTTTCAAAACTATGCACTGACCCCCCTCTGCTTGTATCCGGTGGTTTTGCTGTGTTGAAGGTGGTTTTGACCCGTTGACTGCCACAATGGTGCTGTCATGTGGCACAAGTCGTTGATATCCCCCCTCCCCGAGCCCGACTCCTCTTATTCTCAGCatgtgggcggcggcggcactggCGGCGAGAGGTGATCAACGTAGTCAAGACCCACCTCAGAGTCCAAATTGGCGCCACCTCTCGCGGCTCGTGGCAGGTCTTCCTCGAGAGGGGAGCAGAGGGGCGAGCAAGAGGGAGGCGCAGAGGGGCGGTGCGCGAGAGAGAAGGGGAGGGTAGTgtaggagagagaagaggaaggtgaggaggaagatgctTGGTGGTAGCAGCGGAGAAGCAGACAAGTTTCCCTCTCGTCCCTGCCCTATTCTCTTCTGCAGGGGTCGATTCCATCTCTCTCCCGCTGTTCTTAAAGAAAGGAACATAATCAAAATTAGAGGGCAAAGGCAGAGAGCCAATGAAATCGAACagcagaaaagaaaggaagagcTTACCTCATAAAGCATCGACCTGATAGAGGATCCGGAGGTCCACGACATTGCAGAttcgccggcggcagcggaacTGACTGGAAGCAGCCGTTGCGAGCTTCGGGATCGATGCGGAGGGAGAGAAATGAGCAGGAAGCGCGGCGGATTTGACAAGGAAGCTGACCGGCGGGACAGATTGGACCGCgggtggtggcggcgacgaACTAGGTTGCTGTTGGGTTCGCCATAGAAGAACTCAGGATAAGAAGAGAGTGAGAAAGGATTTGCTTGCCAGCATGACGATCAAATGGGTCAAAACCACTTTCAACACAACGAAACAGCCTCAAAATAggcagggggggggggtggtcGGGTGCACGGTTTTGAAAGTTAAGGGGGGTTAAATATCCGGTTTTAGAGTTTAATGTGTTTTTTGGACTTTGTGATAAGTTCAGGGGGATAAAATAGACTTATTTcttgaagaaaacaagggcATGTGAGCAGCAGTTGGGCAACTAGGCTGCCTACGCATTAAGAAATGCTATGGCCTGTGCAAATCCAGCCATCTGGATCACATTTTAGCGACCCACTGTTAAGTACTTTAATTATACAACTAAGTCAAACATGTCCCAAATACTGTATCTGAGACAGAACAACACATTATTATACAGGATGGCAAATGATAAAGGTCAGTAAATTGAATCAGTTCCGTGAAATAGCACTCTGGTTTTTctatttattattttgtttgcacagaaaataaataaatgaacaaGGTATTTTCCAAATTTTCTACAACTATTTTGAAGCAAAATATGTAGTGTAGTTACTCGTGAAAAGTAACACGTAATGTAGTTGTCGGTGGCTCGGTGCCAATTATTGAAGATGTGACAGACACAAAGTTAAATCTTGCAGTCTTGCTTCATTCGGTTCTCTGCTAAACACTTGGCAAAGTTAAATACTCGTATAATTCAATGAATACTGCAAGTTCCATCTTGGGGACAATGCATGACCAGTACAAAATAGAAGTCAATGTACCGTGTTCATGATCTAAGGTATAAAAAACTTGTAATATAAAGAAAGAGTTCAAGTCATACCCCGAGAAAGCATCACGAGTAAAGAAGCTAAAAGAGAGAAGATGCCTCGTATGCAAAATTCtaagctgcagcctgcagggtTGAAAAAGTAATTACCAGAAGATCCAGCAATGAAAAGAGAGCTCAGTCAGAGGAATCACTGTAGGTTCCTTTCCTCCATATGAATAGATTCTGCAAATGGAGAACTCCAGTAGTCCAGTACTCACTATCTGCTCCAAGGAAAGGAATCATCCATACATCCTATACATATTCTCCATTGTATGAACTCTTATTTTTATAGTAGGGTAGCATATATATAGCAGTGATCTGAATGTAGACATATCATAGTTGTGAAAAGGACAAGAGAACAAAAATGAAGTTCAAATTGAGCACAGTATTTGGCAGGGTCAGCAGTATTTATGTGGACAACAGGTATCATTCAGAATGCAAGCTTGGAgttaatgaaaaacaaatttggATTAAGCGACCCTTCAAGAATCAGATGCCAGAGTCATTAGTATCTCCTCAAAAATACAAATGTGTTTCATATCGTATAACCACAAAGGCATTGATGAGATGACAAAATTCCACCACAATTGAATTGATATACTAGTTACATCATTTCAAAAGAATGCTACACATATTGTCAGATCTCAGATCGTTGTCGAGGCTGACCAAGAATACACCATATCTAGATTTTTCTTGTCTTCTCTTTTGCATTCGCGCCATTTCATGAGCTTTCAAGACCCCAAATGACTGCAAAAGGCTTCTGTCGCCATTGACATCAATCAATCAGTCATGCACATTAAGCATATAGCCATGGCGCCACAACCACCACCGTTGAATTGTCGAAAGCCGGAGATTGCTGACCTCAGGACCTCACTTATTTCCCATGGGGATATGAAGAGATACAGCTTTGATAAACAAACCTCTCTTCATCACCTGACAACATCTGATTTGCCACCCATAATCATCTCAAGCTCCTCAACCGAGCCACC
This is a stretch of genomic DNA from Brachypodium distachyon strain Bd21 chromosome 1, Brachypodium_distachyon_v3.0, whole genome shotgun sequence. It encodes these proteins:
- the LOC100834664 gene encoding probable protein S-acyltransferase 22, translating into MRRHGWQLPYHPLQVVAVSVFLALAFAFYVFFAPFVGRKVFQDAAVGLYTPLVFCVFFLYIWCAATDPADPGVLKSKKYLRLYGSCKHRQGVSDVGLQLEGTGEKKEHEVADASETSMTQHKSKSTSCCSAASSALLLIFYPLSFAFSCCQSRDWSSEQQASEEGMFFCSLCEVEVLKYSKHCRVCDKCVDGFDHHCRWLNNCIGKRNYRRFFLLMTTALFLLILQSATGVLVLVLCFVERKEFNTQIVSKLGSSFSIAPFIIVVGSCTILAMVALLPIAQLLFFHILLIKKGISTYDYIIALREQDQEEVSGQQSPQMSHVSSYTGGLSSTSSFGALRRGSWCTPPRLFLEDQFDVIPSEAGSSHNSVTKRKEDEVRRKKTSGAVKISPWALARLNAEEVSRVAAEARKKSKVLVPIRKDEYSLGHETDSSYGGMSGRIDLGPDNTMQTDRRGRPHGDLSLKPVAKMSTDAIDSIGTDMVPEALSNLAPLQLEARSAFHPSRAASSVNVDGSSPDSSLDSPDLHLYRFSGVSSSAAEDLQLTTLTAPGSTQQKGLQLSRSTSDGYEASGGEDSDRIPSRIVHRSSNWASIILSTDQSVSSSGILVPKNRLS